The DNA window GGGATTTAAGAAGTGATAAATGTCTGGGTTGGGATGGGGTGCTTGGGAAGCAAGTGGAAGTGTATGGAGAAAGTCACAGAAAATAAAGTGAATGTGATTTGCTTTTACATTCAGGTGAAAATAATGAATGAGAGAAGTAGACATTTACATTGTTACTATCAGAGCAAGGGCAAGGGTAACATGGAAAATGGTATAATATTGTAAGTTGTTTCTTAATGAGGACTAggtaataaatggtgctggggtcCCAAGGAGAAACCTTCATAAGGATACTTTGGTGGGGCCCAGTAAGGAAAATGTCAGTCTCCTTGTTCTTAAtactcagggtttttttgttttgttttgttttgttttgtttccgaAACTAGTTTACAGACCTAGTGCTCATGTTGTCTTCTCATATGCAGGATGAGCGGTGGGCATACTCAGTGATGCTATGTACCTGCAGGTATATACAGTGGGCCCAGATTATGCCCATGCTGAAGCCAGAAAATCTCCAGCTCTCGATGGGAAGGTCGAACGAGACAGTGAAGGGAAAGAGATTCGATATCCAGTCATGCTGACTGCCATGGAAAAGCTGGTGGCCAGGAAAGTCTGTGTAGCATTTAAGGTAGTGAAAGGCCTTTGGGGGATGGTGCTGTGGAGTgagggaaagggacaggagcAGGGGTCTGGAAGAAAGAGTGGCTCTCTTGTTTTCATCTTGCTTCTTTCCACTGCAGCAAACAGTTTGTGGTTTTGACCTTCTTCGTGCCAATGGTCACTCCTTTGTGTGTGATGTCAATGGCTTCAGTTTTGTCAAGAATTCGATGAAATACTATGATGACTGTGCCAAGATCCTGGGGTAAGGACACAGTGGTCTGGACTGGGGAGAATGGgcttagagaagagagaaagctttttgccttattttaaatattataaaaaggattaaaaaatgaaaaaaggaaaataaaaaaagggctTCTTAGCCCTTTTGCCTTCCTAACACTGTACTCCCCAGTTACAACTGTTAGCAGTTTTACATATATGTCTTTTTCTACCATGTATAAACAAACTATTTATAGTACTAAATGTGATCATACTGTAATACTGttttaaaacttgattttaaagtaaatttaccatgtaatatttaaaaatgtatgaggaggggtacctgggtggctttgtccgTTAAatgtccagttcttgattttcgctcaggtcatgatctcaaggtttatgagatcaaggaccacattgggctccacactcacagcacagagcttgcttgggattctctgtctctccctctctctctctctttctctctctgcctctgtctgctcctcccctgttcattcgtGCACATGCgtgagttctttctctctctcaaaataaatacatgaatttttgaaaagttaaaaaaataaaaatgtatgaggAATAATGAACATAGTGAGTATTCATGTATTCACCATAAATCTTCATATATAAAAtctttctggggtacctgggtagctcagtgggttaagtgtccgacttcagctcaggtcatgatctcattcctAGAGTTCgcaccccgcatcaggctctgtactgacagctcagagcctggagcctgcttgggattctgtgtctccctctctctgcccctcccctgcttacactgtgtctctttctaaataaataaattaattaaacattagatataaaatctttctttgaggtttatttattttgagagagtgcaagcaggggaggggcaagaagagagggggacagaggatctgaagtgggctccggggcacctgggtggctcagtcggttaagcaactgacttcagctcaggtcatgatctcgcagtttgtgggttcgagccccgcgtcgggctctgtgctgacagctcagagcctggagcctgcttcggattctgtgtctccttctctctctgttcctcccctgctggttctctgtctctctctgcctctcaaagataaataaacattaaaaaaaatttttttgaagtgggccctgtgctgacagcagagagcctgatgtgaggctcgaactcatgaattgtgatatcatgacctaagcagaagtcagacacttaactgacagagccactcaggcttgaataaaatattaagaatactCCTTGCTAATTACATCCCTTCCCTTTCTACCCAGAGGTAACCACAATCCTTAATTTGGTGTTTGTCATTCCCatgcatttattaatattttaatacatctaTGGGGGCTTTTTTGGGGGGCATGTTTTTAgagtttatataatatattctacAACTTGCTAATTTCTGTGAGCTTTATTCATATGTGTAGTTgtggttcattcattttcatacatttcttcatgtttttccttCTAGGAACACCATCATGCGGGAGCTTGCTCCACAGTTCCAGATCCCATGGTCCATCCCCACAGAGGCTGAGGACATTCCCATTGTCCCTACCACATCTGGCACTATGTGAGCAAAAGTATAAAATCTGGAGTAACCTACTTAAGGCACCTGAATCAGACCAGTGGTTACTTTCTGACCCTATACCATATGACTAGTGGAGGCTGGGTATCTTCTAGGCAATTTCCTTAACCCTGCCTATATTCTTAATCTCAGTTTTTCCTCTGCTCTTTGACATGTCATGTAGGATGAAATGATGGGAGGTGGTGTGGGGTGGGTTGGAGGAAAGGCTCTAATGACATTCCCTATCTTAGGATGGAACTCCGTTGTGTCATTGCAATTATCCGTCATGGAGATCGTACTCCCAAGCAGAAAATGAAGATGGAGGTGACACATCCAAGGTAGGATGAATGTCCTGATTTAGACAAATAGTTTTTTGTGAGAGAGATGGGGATGGGGAAGTTCCCAAAGGCTTTGACTGTCTCACCCCATACTGAAGCTTTTCCTTACTTCTTcagatttttcagtctgtttgaAAAACATGGTGGCTACAAGACAGGGAAATTAAAACTGAAGCGGCCTGAGCAGCTACAGGTAAGGTGGTGAGTTGGGCTGGGAGGAGCGAGGTGGGTATGGGATTGGGGGCCTCAGTGAGAGACCAGGATGAAAGGGTAACTGCCCAGGACTTGGTCTCCTTCATGGATACCCTATTATTTCCTCCAGGAGGTGCTGGACATCACAAGGCTGTTACTGGCTGAACTGGAGAAAGAACCAGGTGGTGAGATCGAGGAGAAGACTGGGAAACTAGAGCAGCTGAAGTCTGTGCTGGAGATGTGAGAAAGGGGATAGGAGAGGGGAGCCAATGACAGTGAGAACTAGGTGCTGGGGTAGAAAGTAAACTGAGTTTATCCTGCAGGTATGGTCATTTCTCAGGCATCAACCGGAAGGTGCAGTTGACTTACTACCCTCATGGAGTAAAAGCTACTAATGAGGGGCAAGGTAAGATATAATACTCCCTTCCTATTACCACTCAAGTCTCTTATTCTTAAACCTTTAGATGACCTGAGGgtgctctgactcttgatttcagctcaagtcgtgatttcacggttcgtgggttcaagccccacatcaggctctgcactgacaatgtggagcctgcttgggattctctctctctctctctctctctctctctctctctgcacctctcctacTTGCgctcttgcctctctctctttctcaaaataaataaacttaaaaaaataaacaaaacccttgggatgagccctgggtgttatacgtaggagatgaatcactggattctacacctgaaaacattattgtactatatgctaactaacttggttgtaaattaaaatatagaaataaataataaaaaacaaaacctttagaTGACCTCTACCCCAGATCACCATTCTGGGCTCCTCAGAAGACCTGACATTTAGATGTCCCcactactttcctttttttttcttttcttttttttttttttaatgtttatttattttggtgggggggaggggcgggtagagagaggggacagaggatccaaagccggctctgtgctgacagcagacagcccaaagGAAAGGCTCTTGAACTCATAGatcttaagatcatgacctgagccgaagctggacatttaactgactgagccacccagctgccccccctCCCAGCTATTTTTCTTAGATCTAGACCTATTCACTTCCCCTTATTCCTGCAGATCCACAGCGGGAggccctgtccccttctctgttgCTGGTACTGAAGTGGGGTGGAGAACTGACTCCTGATGGCCGTGTTCAGGCTGAGGAGCTGGGACGAGCTTTTCGCTGCATGTACCCTGGAGGACAGGGTGAGTGAGTGTCTGGGGGGCAAATAACAGGGCTTGGATGAGATGATTAGAGAATAAATTGGGggaatgaagagacagaggcaaTGGGAAAGTTAAAGGGGGAAAGAAGCATTCTTTCTTCCATGTGGGTATGTATAGCAGTCCATTCTTGgtcctcccctttctcccccagGTGACTATGCTGGCTTCCCTGGTTGTGGGCTGCTTCGTCTCCATAGCACTTTCCGCCATGATCTCAAGATCTATGCCTCTGATGAGGGCCGTGTCCAGATGACTGCTGCTGCCTTTGCTAAGGTGCACACTATAGTTCTTTCACAGTCCCAGCTTCCATTAGATAGAGAAGCTAAGAGTTTGGAGAACTAGTTGGGAAATGTCAGGGTGTTTATGTGCTGACTCAGAGAAGTTTCTGCTTGTGTCTGACCCATTCTGTACCACTGAGAATGAGCTGAGAATAATTAAGTGGGCGTAGGCACCTTGACCTGTACTCCTCGCCTCTATACCAGCTCTCATTTGATCTCTGAGACCATTTAGGCTTAGGGGAAGTAGACTGGAAGGAAAACTAATAGATTTTGTGCTTCCCCTCCAGGGCCTTCTGGCTCTAGAAGGGGAGCTAACACCCATTTTGGTACAAATGGTGAAGAGTGCCAACATGAATGGGCTACTGGACAGCGATGGCGATTCCTTGAGCAGCTGCCAGCACCGGGTGAAGGCTCGACTGCACCATATTTTGCAACAGGATGCACCCTTTGGTCCTGAGGATTATGATCAGGTCAGGCTCTCCCTATTTTTGTGCCCAATGTACCGCCATCCCAGATTCCTAGAATTCTAACTAATGGTGATCAGTAATGGTACTTACTACATTGTAGACACTGCTTTCcatacattttctcattcaatCTTTACCCTTTGAGTTAAGTATGGGTCTATAATCTCTTActcataatttcaaaaataaaaaagatcaagcACCAAGATTCATTTGGTAGCAAAACCTGACATGATAAGACTATTTCTAATTcttggggctcctaggtggctcagtcagtttagcctccgactcttgatttcagctcaggtcataatctatgggttcaagccccgcatccagctccaCATGGACAGTGCaaattctgcttgggattctgtttgtctatctgtctgtctctctctttctctctctctctctctctctcctgcttgggattctgtttgtctatctgtctgtctctctctttctctctctctctctctctctctctgtccttcccctgcttgcactgtctctcaaaataaataaataaacttaaaaaaaaaagactattactaattcctatttattttgtttagtgtaAATAGTCATATATTGTGCTGCAGAAACATAAATGTGTTTAGTTATGCCCTCAGTCCTGCTAGAGGTATTATATAACATATGACTATGTGCTATATTAATTCTAAAGTCTGAAAAATTCTCAGTTCTAAAACAGTcagtcccaaagattttgaatgaaataatgtttcagttatttattgctACTTAAAAAACTACCCCAAAACTGAGTAACTTAAAACAATATCCATTTTATCTTACTCATAGTTCTAGGTTCACCTGGTCTTCCTTGGGGTCTCTCCTAAAACTGCCCAGATGTTGTCCATGTGTTGGGGCTGAAaccatctgaaggcttgactgggtcGCTAAGATAGCTGGGTTCTCTCCCACTTTATGCTCTACCTATAGTCTTAGAGCCTCTCCTCTCCATATGTTTTCTCCATGTGGTTTCTCTAGCATGGTAGCCAGACTTCTTAAATGGTAGCTTAGGACATCCCAAAAGCAGAAGCTTCCaagctcttttatatttttaaaaaatattttatttttaagtaacctctacacccaacatggggctcaaactcacaaccctgaggtcaagagccaaacactctactgactgagccatctaggtgcctcCTTccaagctcttttattttttattttcagttttttaatttagagagagagtgcactcaagcaggggagaggagcaaaagagagagagaatcttaagcagactccatgctcagtgcagagcctaacatggggcttgatcccatgaccctgagattatgacctgaaccaaaatcaagaatcgtatgctcaaccgaatgagctgcccaggcaccccccgaGCTCTTTTAAAGTATATGTCAAGACTTAATTAGTTAAATGTAactttgctttttggttttgttttattttattttattttattttggttaagCAGTCACAGGGCCAGTACACAGTGTAGATTGTAGGCAAGAAGAAGGTAACAAAGAGTTAATGACCATATTTAATCCACCATAGGAACTGTGGACTTGTACTacttttcccccattttaaaaatgagaaaacctaACCTCAGAAAAATTTAAGCAACCTTTCCAAGGTCACCTAATTAGTATTAACCTAAAGAGTCTAACCTGAGAGCCCGGACTGTTCACCACTATAGTGTACTGTCTCACGGTAGTAATCACAGTGGATGCCATTACCCAATGTTATCTTTTTTTGCTGTGTATCCAGACCTTGATTGACTGGGAATCATATGCCAGACAGTGATTTTGTACTATCCTCCCACTGATAGCTCCTCATTTCTgatggatttgttttttaaagaaagtatatttttatagaagCTGTAGAACcccttgaatcttttttttaagattttttttttttttgagttatctGTACACTCAGcatgggttcaaactcacaacctcaagatcaagagttgactgctctaccgactgagccagccaggtgccccccacttgAATCATTTTAAAGTGTGTAGTTCAGTGTATTAAGTATATTCAGTTAAGTCTATTCACAATATGGTGTAACCATTTCTGATGGGTTCTTCAATGAGCTAAGTAGCTGAGAACATTGTCTGGAGAATggcattttttgtatttttctctgagCAGGACTTAATAAGGACAGGACCTTGCTCTCTTATTTTCCAATCAGTGTCAAATTCAAAAGCTAaagcactttttctttctctcttgcttctttttgCTAGCAAAAATGGGACTTGTGAGGACCTAGGTTGAATATGTGTTTTCCACCCATAATCCTCTTTTCACTTCCCCATTCTTCATTGACTGTCACTGTCCTGAAAGCTTGAGCTGGAATCTAGTTCTGAGGCAAGACCTCTACTGTAGGTTCAAGCTAACATTTTGTTTAGAGGAATAAGATTTTGTTACCTCTGTTACCCACTCATGAAAACCTTGTGTAGGGATTGTGAGGGGTTGGTTTAATctttattcctcagtattttccatgtatattttagAACCCCCCAATAAAAGAACctaggtttattttatttcctctggatTCTAAGGCTTTTACCCTCAACCCTCCTTAGATGACTGTGTGTTTGAGCAATCCTCTCATCTTGGAACTGGTGGTctgccctgtagcccaggaattcTCATTAGAGTGAGCCTATAAACAGATCTTACTGGCAGACAGTTTCTGTAATAGGCTCACAGGATTCTgcacaatcagcacagagcctatctTGCTTTTCATCTCTCTGTTGCTCATAGCTCGCTCCCACTGGAAGCACTTCCCTCCTCAACTCCATGGCTATCATCCAGAATCCTGTAAAGGTCTGTGATCAGGTATTTGCCCTGATTGAAAACCTCACTCATCAGATCCGGGAAAGGATGCAGGACCCCAAGTCTGTAGGTGGGTATGAATAGTACTATCTTCCCTTCAAGGTTTCAGGTATGGATGGGTTACTCAGGCACTCCTGTGCCCTCTTCTAAGTGTCTGAAACAAGGCATCCTCATCTCTCTGATTCTACTGCAGATTTTTTAGGGTCTTTTGTTGAAGGTAAAATCTTTGGTTCTTTCTGACTGTCTGTCTTCCTTCCAGACCTGCAACTCTACCACAGTGAGACTCTAGAGCTCATGCTACAGCGTTGGAGCAAGCTGGAGCGTGACTTTCGACAGAAGAGTGGGCGCTATGATATCAGTAAGATCCCTGACATCTATGACTGTGTCAAGTATGATGTGCAGCACAACGGGAATCTGGGACTTCAAGGCACAGCAGAGTTACTACGTCTCTCTAAGGCACTGGCTGATGTGGTCATTCCCCAGGTGTGTCTCATAGCCTGGGGCactgggaaaggaaggggagaaaagcagaaaggagggATGGTGTGGGAACCAGGGAAAGAAAACTTAGAGAAAGAATTAGTTGAGTTGCTATATTTGTCAGGGTTCACTCTGGCTCTGAGTAAGTGCAAGAGGCTAACTGAGGAGACACCTGGAGAGGGGGAATGTGGTGGATATGAAAGAAACTCTAGACCTGAGGTGAAGACAAGCATCATCTTGGGCCTGGGAGTATGAGGCAAGAGGGAAACAAGATTCATCGACGTACTTATTCCTGGCCTGTGGCCCCTAGGAATACGGGATCAGTCGGGAGGAGAAACTGGAAATTGCTGTGGGCTTCTGTCTTCCACTGTTGCGGAAGATACTACTTGACCTGCAGAGAACCCACGAGGATGAGTCTGTCAACAAGCTGCATCCCCTGtgagggagggctgggaggggtgctggatggagggaggggcatATCAGGGAGCCCTGGGAGGAATCCAGGCTGGTACAGCTTGGGGAACCAAGAATAGAAGGGGTCCTGGGATAGAAAGGAAAGCAGTCTTTGAGTTGGGAGGAAAGAGTTTGTGGAAGGGTGGGAAGAAGATTATCTGACAGTGTGAATGACTTAGCTCTTATCTTAGGTACTCTCGAGGGGTGCTCTCCCCAGGTCGCCATGTTCGAACACGTCTCTATTTCACCAGTGAAAGCCATGTCCATTCCCTACTCAGTGTATTCCGTTATGGGGGACTTCTTGATGTAAGGATCCTCCTTCCTTCAACGTATGAACATTTATTCCAAGCATTCTTTTACTCTCCTCTTCCTGCTTTTTATTACAAGCCTTCTgtattctctttgtctccctgccccttccctgacttCCTAGTCCTTGGTCATTGACTTTCATCTTCTTTTGTTCGGTAGGAGACCCAGGATGCACAATGGCAGCGAGCTTTGGCTTATCTTAGTGCCATTTCAGAGCTCAACTATATGACCCAGATTGTCATCATGCTTTATGAGGACAACACACGGGTGAGGAGCATTagccaatgggggggggggggtaatgagggtgccctttctttctccttaattCTCATCTTAGAAACTTTCATATCCTTATAATTTGTAGAATTCAGCTAGGTGTGACACCCAAGGACAGCATGTCACAGAGCATCCAGGAGATTCCTTCTGGaacaaaaaaaagtgttttgggaTGGTGTTGAGCCAGAGAGCTATCAGACAACATAGCTCTGCATTAGGGAGGGTATAGAATTTGGGATGATGTTATGATGAGTCTTTTTCACTCAAACATTATTATACGTTTTTCATCTGGCTTCACAAAGGTATCTTTAACTGTGCTGCTGTATGTACTGTAGCAAAACTGAATTACTGTGAGAGAAGGATGGAAAGAGTTGTAGAACTGGAGGCTAGAAAGTTGTGTGGGGTGGTGGATCACAAATGGTAGAAGTGAAGTAATGAGGAATCTTTAACACTAGACTATAGTTAAGGGGAAGCTTACGATAGATCAGCCCCAAAGTGGAGTAAGATACTGGAACCTCATCCCTGGGAGGATATATCCTCTTGAGTTCTTCTCTGTTGTCCCTGCCTGGTCTTCCACCACCATATTCAGCTTTTCCAACTGCCCCTTCATCTGTTGATGCCCCATAGGATCCCTTATCAGAGGAGCGGTTCCATGTGGAGCTACACTTCAGCCCTGGAGTAAAAGGTGTTGAGGAAGAAGGCAACGCCCCAACTGGCTATGGATTCCGTCCAGCTTCTTCTGAGGTGGGTTGGAGTGCTGGGGTTTTAGATTAGAGGATTTAGGAACCAAGTGGTGGGAAACTTGAAAACAGTACAGGGAGGTAAGAGGGTTGGGGGTCTAGGATTAGAAGGCTGGAGGCCATTAACTCCTCTTGAATCTGTGCTTGTTGTTGGGTAGAATGAAGAGATGAAAGCAGACCAAGGCAGCATGGAGAACCTGTGCCCAGGGAAGGCATCGGATGAGCCAGACCGGGCATTGCAGACTTCACCTCAGCCCCCTGAGGGCCCTGGCCTCCCAAGGAGATCACCCCTCATTCGTAACCGAAAAGCCGGCTCCATGGAGGTAATAGGAGGGGCTTGGGAGAAAGAAGTGGTGGAATTGTTCATAGGACAATATCCATAAATCCTCTGAATCACTTTGGGGGGATTCTTGGCACCTTAAGCAGAGTCCTTCTGCCCCTGAtggatatgttttatttaatctccGTTTCATAGCTGGTCTCCCAATAAAGCTCCTTTAAGTTGGTTGCTACCTCTGAGATTAAGGAGATGTCAGTGAGAGGTGCCGAGAGATAGGATTTTAAGAGATGATAATGAGGAGGAGGCCTTTGGATGAATTTGAAAAGGCtgttctttaaaaggaaatatagtaGAAATAGCATGAACTCTGGGCTAAACTCCCAGGCTGATATCtagaagctgtgtgaccttggacaggtaaCTTCTCCAAGCCTCAAGTTTTTTTTTGTCTATGAAACACAAGCAATATCCACCatatagatgctcagtaaacagtagctataataataaaacaattgatACTAAAGGCCAGgctgtctccatctctttgtTCCCTTGGGTTAAAAACTATAGCTCAAACAGGAGCAATTATATAGCACTCTAATTTCATTCCTTTAGAGTTATCGGTATTCAttccagaaaggaaataaagtatgGAGGTCTCTCTGTGTTACCCTCTGTTCTGATGAGGAGATCTAGGGACCTGGGCCTGTGTCTGCCTCTAGGCCTGGTTCCAATTCTCTAGCCTAGAGGAAGTAACTGTTGTAAATATTACATTGTATCCAGCTAACTGTGCTGGGGTTTTTGTTCCTGGTTTTTTCCTGCAGAGTCTTTTCCTCTTGGGCCCAATGACACTCTTTTTGACCCCATGATTTATCCCTGTCTCAGTGACTCTGACTGTCCGATTTGGGTCCTGCTTTGACAGACAAATCTGTTCACCTGGCTTTGTACCAGCTCTCTGTCTTAAAGGAATTGATCTTTCATTTTAGGACTACTCAGAAGAATTTGCAACTAGCTTACATAGGTTCAGCCAGAGGTTTACGGTTCAGATTTTGGAGAAAGTTGGAAAGATAAACTGCACTCTGTTTTgggcttattttttcttcctgattattTTAAGATAGATTTGATGTTGTGACTACTCAGAGCTTCTTTAAGTGTGGTATGCATCATTTTCCCTTTGATGTATAAGTTAACTTAGTATCCATAATATACTAGTACCCTGCAGACTCATGTGACTAGATCAAATGGACAGAATGATGTATAATCTTCCATCAATAAAATGCTTTTCCACATCTGAATGTCTTCCCCATTCACATCGTCTGCCAGTCTCTCTGGCACTGTTGTGCTTAACCCCCACTTTTCTGGTTTAAGCAGTCGAGAGACATAGGCAAAGCAGAGCCCTCTGTGTATCATCTCTCAGACTTGAGGagttggcttttttctttcaggaCTATAGGGAAGCTTCCTGTTGTAATCACATTCCTTCCTTTTAGTTCCTAGTGTTACTTATACCATGGCTTATCCAGGATGATGGTAGCCCAAGATATGTTCCTCAGTTTTGCAAGAAAATTGTCTCTTTACTCCTTGGTCACACAgccttttaatattaatatttcctttccttattctATAGGTATAGGCATTGGTAGTTTTATCCTTATTGACTACAACGCTTCCCCCATCCCTTCTTCTGCTCTTGTCATCTCATATTTTTGGACAGTTTTAGAATATAGATCTGTGACCTTCATAGCAGCTGTGCCCTAGGTAATGATCCTCTCCAGGTCTATAACTAGCTCTGCCTCACTGGGGCTTTTGGGAGCCTGGGAGTTAAAGGAGCCGTGACCGGCTTTCCACCCGGTCTGATTGCAGGTCATGAACATGCAGTGCACGGGGAACCTGGACCTGATCCCCTTGCGGGGACGGCGCCGCAGGAGGTCAGGAGACCTCCCCCGGCCTTCCCCAGCCATCGGCCTACAGCCCCGGGCTGTGTCCACCACTCACCTGGCATCCTGCACACAGGTGTCCCTCCCTACTtcatcttcctttcctgcctctaTCTTTGCCTTTTGGGACCTAGGGACTCAGAACATTATCTGGGGGTTGGAGGGTGTGTATGTTGGGGTTTGTGTGATTAGGCCTTCGTAGCCTTTTTAGAAATCTGTTACACGTCTCCAGACATGGAGGGGAGGGCCTCTTGGTTCAGATAAGAAACTGAGTGTGGTTGCCATAACCACAGTTGTCCCATGGAAAGAAGAGAGGGTAGCCAGactttatttcttattgttgCTCAGCTATTGTGATTGGCTTTCTGAATCCCATGGAGGGATAGATAAGATTAAGGAATACTGCTCTGCTGAGAACTGAAAATAGTTGAATAATGATTTCTCAGATTTGGGATAGAAGGGCAATGGGGACAGGCATCTTGGAAATACAAGTGCCTTCTGGTATGGGATTCCCTGTACAGTTCCCTCTGCGAAGTACATTCTTCAttcccttttcattcttcttcccCCATAAAAATCTTTTGATTCTTCCAGACTTTCTGACATTGCTTGGCTTTATAGGGGCAGGAATTCTGGACCAGGGTTTTAGACTTCTTGGTTGAGGTGCCAAAATGGTAATACAGAGTCCTTTCTCTCCAGGTGCTTTCTGAGACTTCATCCTCGAGGCCTGGTGGCTACCGGCTCTTTTCATCTGCACGGCCACCAACGGAGATGAAGCAGAGTGGCCTAGGTATGGTCTTCCAGCATCTCACCTGTTGTTGTTGGGGAGGTGTGTCTGTCTGTTCCTCAGGGTTTTATTGTGGGAAACCTTAGTCATGGGTGTTGGGGTCATTTCAGTCTGTGGAATTGTCGGTGGGGCTAGGGAGGATGAATTGGGAGAAGCCAT is part of the Neofelis nebulosa isolate mNeoNeb1 chromosome 7, mNeoNeb1.pri, whole genome shotgun sequence genome and encodes:
- the PPIP5K1 gene encoding inositol hexakisphosphate and diphosphoinositol-pentakisphosphate kinase 1 isoform X12; the protein is MWSLPASEGESATAHFFLGAGDEGLGTRGIGMRTEESDSELLEDEEDEVPPEPQIIVGICAMTKKSKSKPMTQILERLCRFDYLTVIILGEDVILNEPVENWPSCHCLISFHSKGFPLDKAVAYSKLRNPFLINDLAMQYYIQDRREVYRILQEEGIDLPRYAVLNRDPARPEECNLIEGEDQVEVNGAVFPKPFVEKPVSAEDHNVYIYYPSSAGGGSQRLFRKIGSRSSVYSPESSVRKTGSYIYEEFMPTDGTDVKVYTVGPDYAHAEARKSPALDGKVERDSEGKEIRYPVMLTAMEKLVARKVCVAFKQTVCGFDLLRANGHSFVCDVNGFSFVKNSMKYYDDCAKILGNTIMRELAPQFQIPWSIPTEAEDIPIVPTTSGTMMELRCVIAIIRHGDRTPKQKMKMEVTHPRFFSLFEKHGGYKTGKLKLKRPEQLQEVLDITRLLLAELEKEPGGEIEEKTGKLEQLKSVLEMYGHFSGINRKVQLTYYPHGVKATNEGQDPQREALSPSLLLVLKWGGELTPDGRVQAEELGRAFRCMYPGGQGDYAGFPGCGLLRLHSTFRHDLKIYASDEGRVQMTAAAFAKGLLALEGELTPILVQMVKSANMNGLLDSDGDSLSSCQHRVKARLHHILQQDAPFGPEDYDQLAPTGSTSLLNSMAIIQNPVKVCDQVFALIENLTHQIRERMQDPKSVDLQLYHSETLELMLQRWSKLERDFRQKSGRYDISKIPDIYDCVKYDVQHNGNLGLQGTAELLRLSKALADVVIPQEYGISREEKLEIAVGFCLPLLRKILLDLQRTHEDESVNKLHPLYSRGVLSPGRHVRTRLYFTSESHVHSLLSVFRYGGLLDETQDAQWQRALAYLSAISELNYMTQIVIMLYEDNTRDPLSEERFHVELHFSPGVKGVEEEGNAPTGYGFRPASSENEEMKADQGSMENLCPGKASDEPDRALQTSPQPPEGPGLPRRSPLIRNRKAGSMEVLSETSSSRPGGYRLFSSARPPTEMKQSGLGSQCTGLFSTTVLGGSSSAPNLQDYARSHGKKLPPASLKHRDGFEGCSMVPTIYPLETLHNALSLRQVSEFLSTVCQRHTDAQAQASAALFDSMHSNQASDSPFSPPRTLHSPTLQLRQRSEKPPWYSSGPSSTVSSAGPSSPTAVDGNCHFGFSDQPSVSSHMIEEHQGLGMLPGNGEQEFPVEGMQEPIEPSQSSQEPPVETSQPCQEVSEEISQPCQEVPDISQPCQDIPEEFSQPCQEVPVISQPCQKDHDNVNQICQEVPQIHQPCQKASQLCQKISEEACHLCQENPEEVSRPCQEVSVEVGRLAHGFPVGVGGLVQEIGVEVGKPAQEIPEELSESCQFFVEVGRLIQEASAINLLSQDIPEVDKPSQEFPGEDDLQVQEVPEVNQQSWVFPEVTDQLPGEDIPQAQCQSSDPNPQSQSLACNQHSPLPPATCD